From the Solanum lycopersicum chromosome 10, SLM_r2.1 genome, one window contains:
- the LOC101263773 gene encoding protein VAPYRIN-like: MDRLLTLEPSNVVTIRLEPGQRCSGALTLRNVMYTMPVAFRLQPVNKTRYAIRPQSGIISPLTTITLEIIYRLPPNTTLPSTFPHSDHSFLLHSVVAPGAAINNKATSLDMVPIDWFTTKKKQVFIDSAIKVMFIGSPVLCYLVKKGYMDEIREVLEKSDYNCKPVDSVDCEGKTLLHLAISQSRADLVQLLLEFGPNIEAHSRSCSSPLEAAAALGESLIVELLLAKKAKTERTEYSASGPIHLAAGNGHLEVLKLLLLNGANVNALTKDGNTALHIAVEEGRRDCVRVLLANGARADARNEGNCDTPLHIAAALGDEHMVRVLIQKGAEKNIRNKYGKTAYDVAAEHGHNKLFDALRLGDSLCVAARKGEVRTIQRLLENGAIINGCDQHGWTALHRASFKGRIEVVKTLIENGIDINAKDEDGYSALHCAVESGHVDVAELLVKKGADIDSRTNKGVSPLRIAESLKYSGLTRVIMQGNGVKEQVGAKLEMNIAKSYGKMTKEVEIIGSVKKRSHVNKKSSRVRRSSIDRTT, from the exons ATGGATAGGCTACTAACTCTGGAGCCATCGAACGTGGTTACAATACGACTTGAACCAGGTCAGAGGTGTTCAGGTGCGCTAACCCTGCGTAACGTCATGTACACCATGCCAGTTGCGTTCCGTCTGCAGCCAGTAAACAAGACACGTTACGCGATCCGTCCTCAATCGGGAATCATCTCTCCTCTAACAACAATCACTTTGGAGATAATTTACCGTCTCCCTCCAAACACAACTCTGCCAAGCACTTTCCCTCACTCTGATCACTCATTCCTTTTGCACAGTGTTGTGGCCCCAGGAGCAGCTATTAACAACAAGGCCACTTCCTTAGATATGGTCCCGATTGATTGGTTCActacaaagaaaaaacaagttTTCATTGATAGTGCTATAAAAGTAATGTTTATTGGTTCGCCTGTTTTGTGCTATCTTGTTAAAAAAGGCTATATGGATGAAATTAGAGAAGTTTTAGAAAAAAGTGACTATAATTGCAAGCCTGTTGACTCAGTTGACTGTGAAGGTAAAACATTATTACATTTGGCTATTTCACAAAGTAGGGCTGATTTAGTCCAATTGTTACTTGAATTTGGGCCTAACATTGAGGCCCATAGTAGATCATGTTCAAGCCCATTAGAAGCAGCAGCAGCATTAGGAGAGTCTTTAATTGTTGAGCTTTTATTAGCAAAAAAGGCTAAAACTGAAAGAACAGAGTACTCTGCTTCAGGCCCAATACATCTTGCTGCTGGAAATGGCCATTTGGAAGTACTAAAACTACTCTTACTCAATGGTGCTAATGTGAATGCACTAACGAAAGACGGTAACACAGCCTTGCATATCGCGGTGGAGGAAGGTAGACGAGATTGTGTTCGTGTTTTACTGGCTAATGGCGCGAGAGCTGATGCGCGAAACGAGGGGAATTGTGATACACCTTTGCATATTGCTGCTGCATTAGGTGATGAACATATGGTACGCGTATTAATTCAAAAAGGTGCTGAGAAAAATATACGTAACAAATATGGGAAAACTGCTTATGATGTTGCTGCTGAACATGGACATAACAAGCTTTTCGATGCTCTACGTTTAG GTGATAGCTTATGTGTGGCGGCTCGAAAAGGAGAGGTAAGAACCATCCAACGTCTCCTCGAAAACGGAGCCATCATCAACGGATGTGACCAACATGGTTGGACCGCGTTGCACCGGGCTAGTTTCAAAGGACGAATAGAAGTTGTAAAAACATTAATAGAAAATGGAATTGATATAAATGCAAAAGATGAAGATGGATATAGTGCATTACATTGTGCTGTTGAATCTGGACATGTTGATGTAGCTGAATTACTAGTTAAAAAAGGTGCAGACATTGATTCAAGGACAAATAAAGGTGTTAGTCCGTTACGTATCGCAGAATCGTTGAAATATTCAGGGTTGACTAGGGTGATCATGCAAGGTAATGGAGTGAAAGAACAAGTAGGGGCAAAATTGGAAATGAATATCGCGAAATCGTACGGTAAAATGACTAAAGAAGTCGAAATTATTGGGAGTGTGAAAAAAAGAAGTCATGTGAATAAAAAATCGTCAAGAGTTCGGAGGAGTAGCATTGATAGAACTACTTGA